From the Streptomyces sp. SN-593 genome, the window CCCGACACGCAAGTCCTGATGGCCCACAACAAGAAAAAAGCCATCAAGGATATCAAACCCGGTGACCAAGTCGAGACTGCGGACCCCCGCGACGGCAAAGCAGACGGACCGCGTACTGTCACCGCCCGCATCGTCAACCACGACAACGACCTCGTCGACCTGAAGATCGCGGGAACGGACGGCCGTACGGTCGTCGTCCACACCACCTCCCGCCACCCCTTCTGGGACGATACGAAGCACCAGTGGACCCAAGCCGGACGACTGCCCCTGGGCGACGCCCTCAACGCCGCCGACGGCACCCACGCCCGCGTCCTCGCCGTGAAGCCCGTCCCCGGCGCAGCCGCGATGTACAACCTGACCGTCCAGCAGCTCCACACGTACTATGTGCTGGCGGGGACCACGCCGATCTTGGTGCACAATACGGGCTGTGATGTTCCGGCGCTAGCGGCGAAGATCAATCCGGACGATCTGACGATGACCAAGACGGTTGAGAATCATTTCAACGACATCACTAAGCGGGGATTGCCCGCGCGGCCGTTCATGAATTCGACTCAGGTCGTCCGAGAGATCATGGAGGGCAGTGGCCCGGTATTGGATCCCCGTGGTGCGGAGGGCGCGCTCCGCTGGGATACGCCAGGGGCGCTGAACGGCAAGGAAGGGACTTGGGAGCTTGTGGTAGACACGAATACCAATACCATCCTTCACTTCAATTTCGTGAGGTAGTCAACGTGGTTAGGTTTCGAGTCCGTGCCGGGCGTCCTTTGGCGGGATCTCTGAAGTATTCCCAGGTGGACATGGGCTTCTCCTTCGAGGCTGCGGACCTGCCTGAGCTGGCAGAACGGCTTTCAGGTGGAGGTAGAACGAGTGTCGTCATTGACTCCCTGCAATTGGAAGTGGGGGTTGATTCGGGCGAGCTGCTATACGTATGGGGTTACTGCCCAGGTGGCGCTTGGGCGCCTCTTTCGCTGAGGCCAGCGCCATCAACTGAAGGTAAGATCTTTGTCGAGGCAGACCCCTCGCTCGAAGAGGCAATCTCGGTTTCCATCTCTCGATCGGCGGTGTGGGATTATGGATTCGATCGCGAGTCTGGGTGGGTTTGTGTCTTCCGTTCCATGTCGGCCACAGAGGATCTGATTGAGGTCGCCGAAGGCGTTCTGATTGGACTCATTGGCGAGGACATCAATTCTGTCTGGCTCCACCCTGAGTTCAATTCGTGATCGAGTAAGGGAGTGCCGCCCCAAACCGGCTGGCCCCGCCGGATTTGTTTCCGGCGGGGCCTCTGGGGTGTCTGACGGCAGTAGTTGACGGCAACGTCAGCGGACGGTGCTGCACAAGCGGGTGGGTTGTCGTCTTCGTTCGGCTCCGTGACGGGCTTGGCGGTGTCGCGGGGGGCGTGACCGAGGAAGTCGATGGCGTCGCGTTGGAGGCGGAGTCGGACGTGGGCGTACACCGTCGCGGTCACGCCGATGTGGGCATGACCCAACAGTTCCTTGATCACGACGAGTTCGACGCCCTGTTCCAGGAGGAGGGTGGCGGTCGAGTGCCGGAGGTCGTGGAAGCGGATGCGGCGGAGCTTGGCCCGGCGGAGCAGGGTGTTGAAGTGCCGGGTGAGGGTGGCGCCCTCGATCGGGGAGCCGTCGGGCCGGGTAAAAGACGTAGTGCTGTCCTTCCAGCCCGCACCCGCAGCCTCGCGTTCCCGGGCCTGCCGGTCACGGTGGTGGCGCAGGGAGGGCCGGTACTCGGTGGGCAAGGCGATGCGTCGCTCGGAGCTCTGGGTCTTGGTCGGGAGAGCGGTCAGGCCACCGCTCTTGGTGCGTTGGAGGGTGCGGCGGATGCTGGCGGTTCCGCCGGCGAGGTCGAGGTCTTCCCAGCGCAGGCCGAGGAGTTCGCCTTTGCGGAGTCCGGTGTGCAGGGCGAGTCGGAACAGTGCGTGCAGTCGGTGTTTGTGGGTGGCGCTGAGGAAGCCGCGGGCTTCTTCGGCGGTGCGGGGTTCGAAGCGGCGGGGGCGTGGTGTGCCCATGCGGACGTTGCGGGCGACGTTGCGGAGGATCTCCTCTTCGCGGACGGTGTGCTCCAGTGCCGACTTGAGGACGAAGTGGACGTAGGCCAGGGTCAGCGGGGAGAGCCGCTTGTGGCAGCACTTCCCGGCCGCGCAGCAGAGGGGTTGGTTGCGGGCGGTGTCGAGGCCGCGGGTGCAGCACTGGCAGGTGGTGCGGAGCCGGTTGAGCCAGGTGCGGACGTCCTTGGCGGTGAGCCTGGCGGGCTTCTCCCGTCCGAGGCCGGGGATGAGGTAAAGCCGCGCGACGGCGGATGGGTTCGGCGCAGCCGCCGAGGCGTTCGATCTGCTGCTTGTGCGGGGTCGAAGTTGGTGTGGTTGACGAGGTGGAGCAGGTCTTGTATGGCGGGGCTTGCCACGTGGCGCAGGAAGGGTGACCATTCGGGGCGTGGCCCTTCTGTTCGGGTGGGCAGTCCCGAGAGATAACCAGCCGTATCTGTAGGCGTGTTGGTGCTGATCGGGGCATGGCGAACCAGGCCCAGGGGCGGGCGTGGGTTCAGCGAGGGGGGGATGCGGCCGGTGGGGGCCGGTGCTCAGAGTTGAGCGAGTGCAGTGGTGGCCACCGGCAGCGGTGCGCCGGCCCGCGTCCAGCAGGGCAGCCGGAAGGGCAGGGCCGGAAGCGGGTCGGCCCGTCGTGGTGACGGCGACCGGCGGAGCGGCGGTCGGAGCGGGCTCCAACTCCTGGGTCATGGAGGCGGCGATCGGCGGGGCGGGAGTCGGGGGTGCCGATTCGGGCGATGGAGCGACGTCTGGCACCGGATCGGTGGCAAGGACGGCGGCGGTGGGCCTCCAGACGCGGGTTGGGGCTGGGCGAGGAAGGCGGGGCCGACGTGGCCTCGGCCGAGCAGCAGGAGAGGGGCGACGGTGTCCACGTGGGCCCGTCCGTAGCGTCCTGCCAACAGCGGTTCGGCCAGTGTTCAGCGCGAGAGTGAGCAGCCCGCACAGGTGCAGCAGCCGGACGTCAACCTTCAGCTCCGCCTTGGGGGCGCCGCGCAGAGCGAGGAAGCGCAGGGCGACCAGGAGCCCGACGACGGACAGGTCGACCATGGGGCGATCAGTGGCGTGATCGGGTAGGGGACGCCGAGCCGCAGGGCGAGGGCCCAGACGTTGCCGAAGGAGAAGACGAAGGCCAGGGCCGCGATGACCGCCATGACCATGGTCACGGTGGTCGGATGAACCGTTCCTCCGCCATGTCCGCAACCTCTTTTCCGGTGTGGGCTTTCGGGGCTACTTGGCGAGCGACGGCCGGGGTACCGTGGTATGGCCGGTCGAGGAGAGGAAGGCGTCCAAGCACAGGTCCGGATCGGCGGTCAGATGCGAGGTGGCTTCGGCGACGAGGGCGGTGTCGGCGTCGGAGACGTAGGGGGTGCGGATGCGGGTGTAGCCGGGGCGGCCCTGCGTCGCCATCACCGCGACCCTGACGTATACGGGGTCGTACAAGGTGACCGGGCTGGCGTCGGGCCAGTTGCGGATGTCCTCACCCAGTGCGGCCACCGCGGCTTCGACGGTCTTCTGCGCGAAGGAGAGCCCGATGGGGTACACGTCGCGGATGAAGGTGGGGATGGCGTCGCCGGTGGTCTTTTGGCTGATCAGGATCACCAAGGTGCCCACCTGCGGCCCTTCTTGACCAGGCCCTCCACCAGGCGGGCGTTCTCCGCCGTCAGCACGGCCAGCCGTTTGGTGGTTGGCGTCGCTGCCCTTGTACTCGCGGAAGTACGTGTGCGCCTCGTCGATGATCAGGATGGTGAGCGGCCACTGCGGCGAGAGGCCGACGTGCCACATGTTCTTCACGCCCAGCATGTCCCGGATGGTCGCCGAGCGTCGCTTGCGCAGTTCCTCCAGGTGCTTGAACAGTGCGTTGGCTTCATCGAGGTCGCGTTTCCGCAGAACGTGAACATCCGCTTGACCAGGTCGGCGTAGTCGCCCTCCGAGACCCGTGATGTCCTGCCGTCCGCTGTCACGATCTGCACGGACGGAGACGGCGCGTAGTCGACAACGAACTTGTTGACCCCGGAGGTCTTGCCCGCACCCGGGACGCCGGCCACCGTGGCTCCGGGCACGTTGGCCAGGGACACGCATACCTTTGCGGCGTACTCGTCGATGCCCCAGCTCTCAGCGCGTCAGCTCCACGGGCGGGAGGTCGGTGGGCCGGTGTGTGGTCGGCGTGGTCAGGGGGTCGGAGCGCACGCCCCGGATCACCACCCGGCCGGGGCGGTCCGGCAGCACGGACACCCGCGTGCACCGCCAAGCGTCCGCCAGGAACCGCGCGGGCCTCTTCTACTCCTCCAGCCCGACCTGCGGCAGCGTCCGGGCCCGAACGACCACGCCGAACCGGTCCGGCTCCGCCTTGATGTTCTGTGTCAGGACGCGGGGCACGGTGGCGGGGCCGTCCTTGGACGCGGTGATCTGGGCGACAGGCCGGGGTCTTGTCGGTGACCGTCAGCCCGGCCATCCGCGCGAGCTGTACCCAGCCCCAGCGCACCCGCACGGCCGGCCGCATGCTCACCCTCGTGCCCCGGTCGACCCGCACGTAGCGCACCACCGTCACCAGCAGCCACACGCCGACCAGGACGGCCACGGCCAGCAACGAGTCCGGCGCGTATTCGGGCACGGGATTTTCGAAGTGGATCACTGGACCGCCTCCACCGTTACCAACTCGAGGCGGGCGGCGCGGTAGGCGACGCCGTCGGAGACCTGGCCGTTGAAGATCCGCACCCACGGGGTTGCGAACAACTCCATGGGTCGCACCATCACACCCGGCTTGAGCCCGGCGGCCAGCCCTGTCTCAGGGACGGTGATCTTCAGGACCTCGGCCCGGCCGTCCTGCATGAGCATCACGGTCACCGTGTAGAGCGATGCCCCGGTCTCCCGGTCGGTGGCGACCTCCCCGGTCTGTTGGTCCTTGATCTTCAGCGTCGGGTCGGTGCCCGCAATGCACACCACCGACGGCGGCAGGGCAACACGGATCCGAGTCATTGCCATGCGATCACACCACTTGTTCGATGGAGCCGTCCGATCGACTCAACATTGTGCAAGGAGATGATCGGTCAACTTGTAAGGTCGTTTAGGTAGTGACTTCGATTAGGTTGGTAGGCGGTCAGGTGGGGAAGCCGGGAATGTGCCTCTAGTGCTACGATTTGGCGATACCGTGGGGGTATGACTCTGCCCTTGGACGAGGACTCTCGGCCGCCCTACCTTCAGGCCGCCGAGGCCCTGCGGGACGCGATCCTGAACGGCGAGTACCGTTCCGGCGAGCGCCTGCTGTCGACGAGGGTCGAGAATGCTCTTAAGTCCCTTGGATCACCGGATCTCGAGTCCCGTGTTCGGGCGGTGGACGAGCTCGCGGCCTGCTCCTCAGCCATCATCGAGCGTGTGGTCGCCTCGTTCGAGGCGGACGAGGAGGCCCGGTTCCTGATCTTCGAGCGGCTGGGACGGTTCGGGTCGCTCGCGGTCGACCCCATGGTGCGCCTGTACCGGGAGGCGGGCGACGAAAGCGTGAGGCTTATGTCGGCATCGGCTCTCATTTACATGGGGTGTCCCGAAGGGGTTCCGTCGCTCATGGGGGCGCTCGCGGCTGGGAATCCACATTTGTGTATGGCTGCCACCTCACTCTCTTCGGCCGGGGTGTCGGAAGCCGCTGGTCCCATCGAAAATGCTCTTCTCGAATGTGATATCTCGGATGTCAAAATCTTGGAGTGTCTGACCGCCTCGCTCCGGCGTTTGAAACATCCGTTGTCTGAAAGTGCTCGCCTTCTCTTGTCCGGGATCAGGCCGCAGTGGCTCCGCGATTCGCTCCTCGACTGAGTGTATTTCCGGCGATTGAGCGTGGTTGCCGCCCTGGCCACCTGCTGGAAGTTCGTCGTGGAGCCCGGAGCGGAGGCAATCAAGCTGGCCGATCTGAGACGAGGGCCGCCACGTGTCTCGGGCGCATCACCCTCGAAGGGTGCCTCTCTCACCCCGGGCGGAGCACCAACCGCAGACGGACTCAACTAGTTGCGTCCACGGGATCCACTTTGCCCGCCCGGCGCGGGAGCGGGCCCATGCCGTTGATGTCCGGCCCGCCCGCCCGGCCCGCCCCGGCTGCTCGGCCGGGTTGCCGGCCGCCGCCCCGCTGAGGTCACGCCCGGCTGCGCGAAGCGCGTCGCAGGGGCCACGCCAGCAGTGTCGTCGCGAGCGACCCCACCGCCAGCACCGAACCCGCGACCAGCACGGACGCCGGGCCCCAGAGCCCGCCCAGCACCTGCACCAGGACGGGGAAGGCGAAGCCGACGTAGGTGAGGCTGTAGAACACGGCGATGACGGTCGACATGGACCGCGGGCCGGCGAGGGACTCGGCGAGTTGCAGGCCGCTCACCAGGAGGAGGCCGTAGGCGGAGCCCAGGACGACGGCCGTGGCGAGCAGGAGGACGCGTGAACCGGTGGCGACGGTGAGGGCCGCGGCGAGCAGTCCGACGACGACCGACGCCATGCCCGCCCGGAACGGCGCCGCGGGGGAGCGCCGGGACCGCCGCCGCGCCCACGGCTGCACCGCGATGCCGCTGCCCAGGGTGACGGCGGCGACCACACCGCCGCCGACGGCACCGTAGCCGCCCAGCGGTACGAGGACGGGAAGCGCCGCGAGGGACACGGTCGCGGCGCCGAAGACCCACGGCGCCGTCGGGAGCACCGCGGTCAGGAAGAGGCGGGTGGTCAGCACCCGCACGGGCCCGTCACCCGGGTCCGACGACCGGCCGCCCTGCCCGGCAGCGGGCAGGACCCGCTCGGGAGCCCGCCACACCACCGGCAAGGTCACCGCCACCAGGGCGATGTGCACCAGGTAGGCCGAGATCTCCGGTGCGGGAAGCCACTGGACGATGACGCCGGACAGCAGCGGCCCGACGGCGAACCCGGCGGTCAGCGCGACGGCCGACCGCCGGGCCCCCGCTCCTGCCCCCGCTCCCGCTCCCGCGCCCCCAGCCGTCCCCGTCCCCGCGGCCCTCCCCGCCTCGGACAACTCCCTGATCCAGGCCGTTCCCGGTCCGAACGCCGAGCCGGCGCTGACCCCGACGAGTATCCGCCCCGCCAGGATCGTCCCGAACGCCCCGCCGGAGACGAGGATCACCAGCGAGCCGAGCGCGGAGAGCGCCAACGCGGCCAGCAGCACGCGCCGCCGCCCGAGCCGGTCGGAGACCCCGGCCATGACCAGCAGCGCCGGCACGAGCCCCAACGCGTACGCCCCGAACAGGCCGTTGACCTGCGAGCCGTCCAGGTTCCCGCGGTAGACCTGGAGGACGGAGGCGAACATGTTCGCGCCCCACCCCACCGTGAACACAGCGGCCGCGGGCCGCATCCACGCGCGGGGTGCGACGCCCGAACCCGTGCCCGTACTCGTGCCCGGGCCCGTGCCCGGGCCCGTGCCCGTGCCCGTACTCGTGCCCGTGCCCGGGCCCGTGCCTGTACCCGTTCCCGTTCCCGTACCCCGGCTCGGCGCACGGCCGCCGGGGTGCCGCGGGCGGACAGAACTCAGCGGGCGGGCGGGGCCCGTGGGGGAGGCGGGAGCAGGCCGGCGCGGCGCGGCGGTGATCTCTGGAGTAGCCATGACGACGACGGTAGGGCATAAGTAGACCGGTCGTCTAGAAGCGGATCCGCGGTTGACCTTCGAGTAGACCGGTCGTATAGTCCTGGTTGTCGAGAGCGGCCCGCACCGGTGGGCCGCGTCGGCGGTCAGAGGAAGGGCTGGACGCCATGGGGCGCATCACGGTCGGTGCCGAGAACGGCACGGACATCGAACTTCACTACGAGGACCACGGGTCCGGCCGACCGGTGGTGCTGATCCACGGCTATCCGCTGGACGGGACCTCGTGGGAGGGGCAGGTGCCGGCGCTGCTGGAGGCCGGCCACCGGGTCGTCACCTATGACCGGCGCGGCTTCGGCAGGTCCGATCGGCCGTCGACGGGCTACGACTACGACACGTTCGCCGCTGACCTGAACGCCCTGCTGGAGGCACTGGACCTGCGCGAGGTGGTGCTGGTCGGCTTCTCGATGGGTACCGGTGAGGTCGCCCGTTACCTGTCGACGTACGGCTCCGCGCGGATCGCCAAGGCCGTGTTCCTCTCCTCTCTGGAACCGTTCCTGCAGATCACCGACGACAACCCCGACGGCGCCGCGCCGCTGTCGTTCTTCCAGGGCGTCTCCGACGCGGTCAGGAAGGACCGGTACGCGTTCTTCTCCGACTTCTACCGCGACTTCTACAACCTCGACGAGAACCTCGGCACCCGCGTCAGCGAAGCCGCGGTGCGCAACGCCTGGAACATCGCGGCGCAGTCCGGCGCCCTCGCTGCCGCCGCCGCGCCCCTCGCCTGGCCCACCGACTTCCGCGCCGACATCCCCAGGATCGACGTCCCCGCCCTGATCGTCCACGGCACCGCCGACCGCACCCTGCCCATCGACGCCACCGGCCGGCGCTTCGCGAAGGCCCTGCCCTCCGCCCAGTACGTCGAGATCGAGGGCGCCCCCCACGGTCTGCTCACCACCCACACCGCCGAGGTCAACGACCTCCTGCTGGCCTTCCTCGCCCGGTAGCGCCGGCGCCAGCCCAGTGCCCGCCCCAGCGGCCGGCCCGGCGGCCGACGCGGCACCGGTCCGTTCCGGCGCCGTCTTCCCGGGCGACCACGGACGACCACATTGAGACGACCGGTCTACTTAATTCGACTCCCAGGAGCACACCACCATGAAGGTCCTCATCGTCCTGACCTCGCACGACCAGCTCGGCGACACCGGCCGTACCACCGGCTTCTGGCTGGAGGAACTCGCCGCCCCCTACTACCGCTTCAAGGAGGCCAGCTGGGACATCACCCTCGCCTCCCCCAAGGGCGGCCGCCCCCCGCTGGACCCCAAGAGCAACGAACCGGCCTTCCAGACCGACCAGACCCGCCGATTCGAGGCGGACCCGGAAGCGACCGGCGCACTCTCCGCGACCGTCCGCCTCGACTCCGTCGACGCCGGCGACTACGACACCGTCTTCTACCCCGGCGGCCACGGACCCCTCTGGGACCTCGCCGAGGACCCCCACTCCGCACGCCTCATCGAAGCCACCCTGCGCTCCGGCAAGCCCGTCGCCCTCGTCTGCCACGCGCCCGGGGTGCTGCGCCACACCCGCAACGAGGACGGCACCCCCCTCGTCCTCGGCAAGCGGGTCACCGGCTTCGCCGACACCGAGGAGGAGGGCGTCCAACTCACCGACGTCGTCCCCTTCCTGGTCGAGGACGAACTGAAGAAGCTCGGCGGCCACTACTCCAAGACCGGGGACTGGCAGCCCTACGTCGTCCAGGACGGCCTGCTCATCACCGGCCAGAACCCCGCTTCCTCCGCCCCCGCGGCCGACGCCCTCGTCGAGTTCGTCTCGGCTTCCGCCTGACGGACTCCCCGCACCGCTGCCGGCCCGACGGACCCAGTCCGCCGGGCCGGCGGTCGCGTGTCCGGCGTGCCGGGCCGGGGGAGGGGCGGGCCTACCGGGCGCGGGGAGGGGCCGGGGGAGAAGGAGTCGCCCCCTAGGCGTGGAGGAGCCGGCGGGTCACCGCCGT encodes:
- a CDS encoding MFS transporter is translated as MFASVLQVYRGNLDGSQVNGLFGAYALGLVPALLVMAGVSDRLGRRRVLLAALALSALGSLVILVSGGAFGTILAGRILVGVSAGSAFGPGTAWIRELSEAGRAAGTGTAGGAGAGAGAGAGARRSAVALTAGFAVGPLLSGVIVQWLPAPEISAYLVHIALVAVTLPVVWRAPERVLPAAGQGGRSSDPGDGPVRVLTTRLFLTAVLPTAPWVFGAATVSLAALPVLVPLGGYGAVGGGVVAAVTLGSGIAVQPWARRRSRRSPAAPFRAGMASVVVGLLAAALTVATGSRVLLLATAVVLGSAYGLLLVSGLQLAESLAGPRSMSTVIAVFYSLTYVGFAFPVLVQVLGGLWGPASVLVAGSVLAVGSLATTLLAWPLRRASRSRA
- a CDS encoding alpha/beta fold hydrolase, translating into MGRITVGAENGTDIELHYEDHGSGRPVVLIHGYPLDGTSWEGQVPALLEAGHRVVTYDRRGFGRSDRPSTGYDYDTFAADLNALLEALDLREVVLVGFSMGTGEVARYLSTYGSARIAKAVFLSSLEPFLQITDDNPDGAAPLSFFQGVSDAVRKDRYAFFSDFYRDFYNLDENLGTRVSEAAVRNAWNIAAQSGALAAAAAPLAWPTDFRADIPRIDVPALIVHGTADRTLPIDATGRRFAKALPSAQYVEIEGAPHGLLTTHTAEVNDLLLAFLAR
- a CDS encoding HEAT repeat domain-containing protein, with the translated sequence MTLPLDEDSRPPYLQAAEALRDAILNGEYRSGERLLSTRVENALKSLGSPDLESRVRAVDELAACSSAIIERVVASFEADEEARFLIFERLGRFGSLAVDPMVRLYREAGDESVRLMSASALIYMGCPEGVPSLMGALAAGNPHLCMAATSLSSAGVSEAAGPIENALLECDISDVKILECLTASLRRLKHPLSESARLLLSGIRPQWLRDSLLD
- a CDS encoding type 1 glutamine amidotransferase domain-containing protein, with amino-acid sequence MKVLIVLTSHDQLGDTGRTTGFWLEELAAPYYRFKEASWDITLASPKGGRPPLDPKSNEPAFQTDQTRRFEADPEATGALSATVRLDSVDAGDYDTVFYPGGHGPLWDLAEDPHSARLIEATLRSGKPVALVCHAPGVLRHTRNEDGTPLVLGKRVTGFADTEEEGVQLTDVVPFLVEDELKKLGGHYSKTGDWQPYVVQDGLLITGQNPASSAPAADALVEFVSASA